The following coding sequences lie in one Pelobacter seleniigenes DSM 18267 genomic window:
- the guaA gene encoding glutamine-hydrolyzing GMP synthase yields the protein MADIHREKILILDFGSQYTQLIARRVRECHVYCELHPFDMSLDEIKAFGAQGIILSGGPKSVYEEGAPAITEELFELGIPILGICYGMQLICRHFGGEVVPAGKREYGHAELAVKGVPGPLFEGFFVDGKSSVWMSHGDHVATIPDNFEVVAETGNAPVCAIQNVARKLYGVQFHPEVNHTPQGAQLVNTFVRKICGCAGQWTPGKIIEDAVARIREQVGSDQVILGLSGGVDSSVAAALIHRAIGDQLHCVFVDNGLLRLDEGDQVMATFAGNLGVKVTRVNAQQRFYSALTGVADPEQKRKIIGNLFVDIFEEESNNITDATWLAQGTIYPDVIESAGAKTGKAHNIKSHHNVGGLPDYMKLKLLEPLRELFKDEVRTVGEELGLPKQMVWRHPFPGPGLGVRVLGEVKEEYCDILRQADAIYIDELYRSGHYHKISQAFAVFLPVKSVGVMGDGRTYEYVIALRAVETKDFMTAGWYPMPYADLARISNRIINEVKGVNRVTYDISSKPPATIEWE from the coding sequence ATGGCTGATATTCATCGTGAAAAGATCCTGATTCTGGACTTTGGTTCCCAGTATACCCAGCTGATTGCCCGCCGGGTTCGTGAATGTCACGTTTACTGTGAACTGCATCCTTTTGATATGAGCCTGGACGAGATCAAGGCCTTCGGCGCCCAGGGGATTATCCTCTCCGGGGGGCCGAAATCGGTCTATGAAGAGGGCGCCCCGGCGATAACCGAGGAGCTGTTCGAACTCGGGATTCCGATCCTTGGCATCTGCTACGGGATGCAGCTGATCTGCCGGCACTTCGGTGGTGAGGTGGTCCCGGCCGGCAAGCGCGAGTACGGTCACGCGGAACTGGCTGTCAAGGGAGTGCCCGGGCCGTTGTTCGAAGGTTTTTTTGTCGACGGGAAAAGTTCGGTGTGGATGAGTCACGGCGATCATGTCGCCACTATTCCGGATAACTTCGAGGTTGTTGCCGAGACGGGCAACGCCCCGGTCTGCGCCATTCAGAACGTGGCCCGCAAGCTCTATGGGGTGCAATTCCACCCGGAAGTCAATCACACCCCGCAGGGAGCGCAGCTGGTCAACACCTTTGTACGCAAGATCTGCGGCTGTGCCGGACAGTGGACCCCCGGGAAAATCATCGAGGACGCCGTGGCCCGCATCCGCGAACAGGTCGGGTCCGATCAGGTTATTCTCGGCCTGTCGGGGGGCGTCGATTCTTCGGTTGCTGCAGCTTTGATTCATCGTGCCATCGGTGATCAGCTGCACTGTGTCTTTGTCGATAACGGTCTGTTGCGGCTGGACGAAGGGGACCAGGTCATGGCGACCTTTGCCGGCAACCTGGGGGTCAAGGTGACCCGGGTTAATGCGCAGCAACGTTTTTATTCAGCTTTGACAGGGGTTGCCGATCCGGAGCAGAAGCGGAAGATCATCGGCAACCTGTTCGTTGATATCTTCGAGGAAGAGTCGAACAATATCACCGACGCTACCTGGCTGGCCCAGGGGACCATCTATCCGGATGTTATCGAATCCGCCGGCGCCAAAACGGGTAAGGCCCACAACATCAAAAGCCACCACAATGTCGGCGGCCTGCCCGATTACATGAAGTTGAAACTGCTGGAACCGTTGCGGGAACTGTTCAAGGACGAAGTCAGAACCGTCGGTGAAGAGCTCGGTCTGCCAAAACAGATGGTCTGGCGCCATCCCTTCCCGGGTCCCGGCCTCGGGGTGCGGGTGTTGGGGGAAGTCAAGGAAGAGTACTGCGACATCCTGCGGCAGGCCGATGCCATCTATATCGACGAGCTGTACCGCAGCGGTCATTACCACAAGATCAGCCAGGCCTTTGCGGTGTTCCTGCCGGTCAAATCAGTGGGGGTCATGGGCGACGGCCGGACTTACGAATATGTCATTGCCCTGCGCGCGGTCGAGACCAAAGACTTCATGACCGCGGGCTGGTATCCCATGCCCTATGCGGATCTGGCGCGGATCAGCAACCGCATCATCAACGAGGTCAAAGGGGTTAACCGGGTGACCTATGATATCTCCAGCAAGCCGCCGGCAACCATCGAGTGGGAATAA
- a CDS encoding DUF3750 domain-containing protein has product MSSPYRWCLLLLVVALAAGCSSNNDWRTASRQSAGLAPEPATTKEAVLQVYGADAWGWRGLFAIHTWIAAKKTGEDTYTVYDVVGWRGRHGQPVMRISRGVPDRYWYGAQPQLLKDLRGAQVDPLIDAVDRAARDYPWKNTYQVFPGPNSNTFTAWIAKEVPQLKLELPFKAIGSGYVD; this is encoded by the coding sequence ATGAGTTCTCCATATCGTTGGTGTCTGCTGTTATTGGTAGTTGCCCTTGCGGCGGGTTGTTCATCAAACAATGACTGGCGTACGGCCAGTCGTCAGTCAGCCGGACTGGCGCCCGAGCCAGCCACAACCAAAGAAGCTGTGCTGCAGGTTTATGGTGCTGACGCCTGGGGTTGGCGTGGATTGTTCGCTATTCACACCTGGATCGCGGCCAAGAAGACCGGTGAAGATACTTACACCGTCTATGATGTGGTCGGTTGGCGGGGGCGGCATGGCCAGCCGGTCATGCGCATCAGCCGAGGTGTTCCCGATCGCTATTGGTATGGGGCGCAGCCTCAGTTGCTGAAAGATTTGCGTGGTGCTCAGGTCGATCCGCTGATCGACGCCGTTGACCGGGCGGCCCGGGATTATCCCTGGAAAAACACCTATCAGGTTTTTCCGGGACCGAACAGCAACACCTTTACCGCCTGGATTGCCAAGGAGGTTCCACAGCTTAAGCTGGAATTGCCCTTCAAGGCCATCGGCAGCGGTTATGTCGACTGA
- the prfB gene encoding peptide chain release factor 2 (programmed frameshift) — protein MFREPKESVKELQGKLQELWRYLDVPGKIERVAELEAEIARPEFWNRGDAAQELLKERTRLQKVVQDCSSAKRQLEDIQVLIELGEEGEDEETLAEVQELLPEVTQLIDRMEFARMLSGEHDANNATLSINAGAGGTEAQDWADMLLRMYVRYCERKGFKVEFTEYQAGDDAGLKSATFTVEGDYAYGYLKAESGIHRLVRISPFDANSRRHTSFCSVFVFPELDDSVEVEIEDKDIKVDTFRASGAGGQHINKTDSAIRITHIPTGIVVACQNQRSQHSNRATALKQLKARLYELEIRKKEEEAAAFSEEKKEIGWGSQIRSYVLHPYRMVKDHRTGHETGNTDAVLDGDLDGFIEAYLLQGK, from the exons ATGTTTCGTGAGCCGAAAGAAAGCGTCAAGGAATTGCAGGGGAAACTTCAGGAACTATGGAGGTATCTT GACGTCCCTGGCAAAATAGAGCGGGTTGCCGAATTAGAGGCGGAGATTGCCCGTCCGGAGTTCTGGAACCGGGGCGATGCCGCCCAGGAGCTGCTGAAAGAGCGGACCCGGCTGCAGAAGGTTGTTCAGGACTGTAGCTCTGCCAAGCGGCAGCTTGAAGATATCCAGGTGCTGATTGAGCTGGGCGAAGAAGGGGAGGATGAAGAGACGCTGGCGGAAGTGCAGGAACTGCTTCCCGAAGTGACCCAACTCATCGATCGGATGGAGTTTGCGCGGATGCTGTCCGGCGAACATGATGCCAACAACGCCACCCTGAGTATCAATGCTGGGGCGGGTGGCACCGAAGCCCAGGATTGGGCGGATATGCTGCTGCGCATGTACGTCCGCTATTGTGAGCGGAAAGGGTTCAAAGTCGAGTTTACCGAATATCAGGCCGGCGACGATGCCGGTTTGAAAAGCGCCACTTTTACTGTTGAAGGCGACTATGCCTACGGCTACCTGAAAGCGGAAAGCGGAATCCATCGTTTGGTGCGGATTTCCCCCTTCGACGCCAATTCACGTCGTCATACCTCCTTCTGTTCCGTGTTTGTCTTTCCTGAACTGGATGATTCCGTCGAGGTCGAGATCGAAGACAAGGATATCAAGGTCGATACGTTCCGGGCCAGCGGCGCAGGTGGCCAGCACATCAATAAGACCGATTCGGCCATCCGGATCACCCATATTCCGACCGGAATTGTGGTCGCCTGCCAGAATCAGCGTTCCCAGCACAGCAACCGGGCGACTGCGTTGAAACAGCTCAAGGCACGCTTGTATGAACTGGAAATTCGCAAAAAAGAAGAGGAAGCCGCGGCTTTCTCCGAGGAGAAGAAAGAGATCGGTTGGGGTAGTCAGATTCGTTCTTATGTTCTTCATCCTTACCGCATGGTCAAGGATCATCGAACCGGTCACGAAACCGGGAACACGGATGCCGTTCTTGACGGCGATCTGGACGGCTTCATAGAAGCCTACCTGTTGCAGGGAAAATAG
- a CDS encoding methyl-accepting chemotaxis protein: MQIFRSIYVTLEKNFFQSLTRKLIGNVSFLFVLQLILFISVYFNIRQIQAILLSASSQTVANVSAIAERTILQALILLILSILAMIGTLLFLRYLVVRPVRDLNAQLQAMNTGEINLGNRLEINTYDEFRDLATNYNQFLDQLRQTVHHLRNLGINVAVGATTVVHQVQNVSGQATSQGELSQVVFANSQEATQTLGTISDHAQQVASSTSESLNSARDALGELQSVNQNMQDMLTQIKRHDQTIQSMGDKSRDIGKIISIIQGISFQTGLLSLNAAVEAARAGQAGKGFSVVATEVKKLAEQANKASEQIAGQINDILASIDSALGEASDINRAAERTMEVSSMTSNNYQNLIKEFDENYGRLSHITASVEEISAANQQTHEKVSSICDLSQTVREQTEASKQIAIDLQDTSESMQQLVARFITGEGAFEQILQLARDFQTGATEQIDNLATRGCHVFDTAYQAIPGTHPPKYRTAYDQEFARQLQPLYDRTLSRLPEGIFAICVDANGYGPTHNSVFSKPLTGDPEQDIHYSREKRIFNDTTGLRSARSKENFLLQTYMRDTGEVLSDLSMPIHIQGRHWGAIRLGFSPHVLQS; the protein is encoded by the coding sequence ATGCAGATTTTTCGCAGCATTTATGTCACTCTGGAGAAAAATTTTTTCCAGTCACTTACGCGTAAACTGATCGGCAATGTCAGCTTCCTGTTTGTCCTCCAGCTAATTCTCTTTATTTCCGTTTATTTCAATATCCGCCAGATCCAGGCCATACTCCTCTCGGCATCATCGCAAACCGTTGCCAACGTCTCAGCCATTGCCGAGCGAACCATCCTGCAAGCATTGATTTTGTTGATTCTGTCCATCCTGGCCATGATTGGCACCCTGCTCTTTCTACGCTACCTGGTGGTCAGGCCGGTCCGCGATCTCAACGCTCAGCTCCAGGCCATGAACACCGGAGAAATCAATCTTGGCAACCGCCTTGAAATCAATACGTACGATGAATTCCGCGATCTGGCCACCAACTACAATCAATTTCTCGACCAGCTCAGACAGACCGTTCACCACCTTCGCAACCTGGGCATCAATGTTGCGGTCGGCGCAACCACGGTTGTCCATCAGGTGCAAAATGTCAGCGGCCAGGCCACCAGCCAGGGAGAGTTGTCACAAGTCGTCTTCGCCAACAGCCAGGAAGCAACCCAGACCCTCGGAACAATTTCGGACCACGCTCAGCAAGTGGCCTCATCCACTTCGGAAAGTCTCAATTCCGCCCGTGACGCGTTGGGTGAACTGCAGTCGGTCAATCAAAATATGCAAGACATGCTGACCCAGATCAAACGTCACGATCAGACCATCCAGTCCATGGGGGACAAATCACGGGACATCGGCAAAATCATCTCGATTATCCAGGGGATTTCTTTCCAGACCGGGTTGTTGTCGCTGAATGCAGCAGTCGAAGCCGCCCGCGCCGGTCAGGCCGGCAAAGGTTTCTCCGTGGTCGCCACAGAAGTTAAAAAACTGGCCGAGCAGGCCAATAAAGCCAGCGAGCAAATTGCCGGGCAGATCAACGACATCCTCGCCAGTATCGACAGTGCGTTAGGAGAAGCAAGCGACATCAACCGCGCCGCCGAGCGGACCATGGAAGTGTCCAGCATGACCAGCAATAACTATCAGAACCTGATCAAAGAGTTTGATGAAAATTACGGCCGGCTGTCGCATATCACCGCCTCGGTCGAGGAAATTTCCGCCGCCAACCAGCAGACCCACGAAAAAGTCTCGTCCATCTGCGACCTCAGTCAGACCGTCAGGGAACAGACGGAAGCCTCAAAACAGATCGCGATCGACCTGCAGGACACCAGCGAATCGATGCAACAGCTGGTGGCCCGTTTTATCACCGGTGAGGGAGCTTTCGAGCAGATTCTCCAATTGGCTCGCGATTTTCAGACCGGAGCAACCGAGCAGATCGACAATCTCGCGACCCGGGGCTGTCATGTTTTCGATACGGCCTATCAGGCGATTCCTGGCACCCACCCTCCCAAGTATCGCACCGCATACGATCAGGAATTCGCCAGGCAATTGCAGCCACTCTATGACCGGACTCTCAGTCGGCTTCCGGAAGGTATTTTTGCCATCTGCGTCGACGCCAACGGCTATGGGCCGACCCACAACAGCGTGTTTTCCAAGCCCCTGACCGGAGACCCCGAGCAGGACATCCATTACAGCCGGGAAAAAAGAATTTTTAACGACACCACCGGGCTGCGCAGCGCCCGCAGCAAGGAAAACTTCCTGCTCCAGACTTATATGCGCGACACCGGGGAGGTCCTCAGTGACCTGTCCATGCCGATCCATATTCAGGGCCGCCACTGGGGCGCGATCCGGCTCGGCTTTTCCCCCCATGTCCTGCAGAGTTGA
- the feoB gene encoding ferrous iron transport protein B, translated as MSDMPSSAPKVVLVGNPNVGKSVLFNVLTGAYTTVSNYPGTSVEVSTGHCLIDGTRYEILDTPGMYSMMPITEEERVARKILLTDDPHAVIHVLDARNLERMLPMTLQLIEAGLPVILVVNILDEAKRLGMQIDLELLQENLGVPVIGAVMKRRVGLDELRQAIAQYAMVPHKPFIYAQDLEKDIHDLVGLINNGDYRLSRRATSLLLLQRDEEIEQLVASKESAADFELLRERIREISFRRRADLHLQISLERRKVCRQMLDGVVVEKEKNGETFSEKLSRWMVNPISGTPILLLVVYFGLFRFVGGFGAGTLVDFLEGTLFEGYINPPVIAFVQNHVSAHWLFELLAGEYGLWTLGIRYAVALVLPIVGSFFLVFSLLEDTGYFPRLALLVDRLFKRIGLSGRAVIPIILGFGCDTMATLVTRTLETKRERVIATLLLALAIPCSAQLGVILGLLSVAPGALLVWACFLLLVFLLIGFLAAHLLPGDSPVFYMEIPPLRLPQLRNVVIKTLTRMQSYFIEILPLFLIASVILWAGKMTGLLEALINALAPFVRAIGLPVEATTAFVFGFFRRDFGAAGLYDLQTSGLLSVEQLTVAAVTLTLFVPCVAQFLVMGKERGVKVALGILVFVTLLAFSSGWVLNKILLGTGFLT; from the coding sequence ATGTCAGACATGCCATCATCCGCCCCTAAGGTTGTCCTGGTCGGCAACCCGAATGTGGGCAAAAGTGTTCTTTTTAATGTTCTTACCGGCGCCTATACGACCGTATCAAATTATCCCGGAACCTCGGTTGAGGTATCCACTGGCCATTGCCTGATAGACGGCACCCGTTACGAAATCCTCGATACCCCCGGCATGTATTCAATGATGCCGATTACCGAAGAGGAACGGGTTGCGCGCAAGATCCTGCTGACCGATGATCCCCATGCGGTCATTCATGTGCTCGATGCCCGTAATCTGGAGCGGATGCTGCCGATGACCCTGCAGCTGATCGAAGCCGGCCTCCCGGTGATTCTGGTGGTCAACATCCTGGATGAGGCCAAGCGTCTGGGCATGCAGATCGATCTGGAACTGCTCCAGGAAAACCTCGGCGTGCCGGTTATCGGCGCGGTGATGAAACGTAGAGTCGGCCTCGACGAGCTGCGTCAGGCCATCGCCCAGTACGCCATGGTGCCACATAAACCTTTTATCTATGCGCAGGATCTGGAGAAGGATATTCATGACCTGGTCGGGCTGATCAATAATGGCGATTATCGCTTGAGTCGCCGGGCCACCAGCCTGCTCTTGCTGCAGCGGGATGAGGAGATTGAACAGTTGGTCGCCAGCAAAGAGAGCGCTGCCGATTTTGAGCTGCTGCGGGAACGAATTCGCGAAATCTCTTTCCGCCGGCGGGCCGACCTGCATCTGCAGATCAGTCTCGAACGCCGGAAAGTCTGTCGGCAGATGCTCGACGGGGTGGTGGTCGAAAAAGAAAAGAACGGCGAAACCTTCAGCGAAAAATTATCCCGCTGGATGGTCAACCCGATCAGCGGAACTCCGATCCTGCTCCTGGTGGTTTATTTCGGTCTGTTTCGCTTTGTCGGTGGTTTCGGGGCCGGTACCCTGGTCGATTTTCTGGAAGGGACCCTGTTTGAGGGGTATATCAACCCGCCGGTGATCGCTTTCGTCCAAAATCATGTCTCCGCCCATTGGTTGTTCGAGCTGCTGGCCGGTGAGTACGGTCTCTGGACCCTCGGTATCCGTTATGCCGTGGCCCTGGTTCTGCCGATTGTTGGTTCCTTCTTCCTGGTCTTTTCCCTGCTTGAAGATACCGGCTACTTCCCTCGTCTGGCGCTGCTGGTTGATCGCCTGTTCAAGCGGATTGGCTTGTCCGGCCGGGCGGTGATTCCAATTATTCTCGGTTTCGGCTGCGATACCATGGCGACCCTGGTCACCCGGACTCTGGAGACCAAGCGCGAACGGGTTATTGCCACTCTGCTGCTGGCGCTGGCCATCCCCTGCAGCGCCCAGCTCGGGGTTATCCTCGGCCTGCTTTCGGTGGCACCCGGAGCACTCTTGGTCTGGGCCTGTTTTCTGTTGCTGGTTTTTCTGCTGATCGGATTTCTGGCGGCGCACTTGCTTCCCGGTGACAGTCCGGTATTTTATATGGAAATACCTCCGCTTCGGTTGCCTCAGCTGCGTAACGTGGTTATCAAAACCCTGACCCGGATGCAGAGTTACTTTATCGAGATCCTGCCGTTGTTTCTGATCGCGTCGGTGATCCTCTGGGCCGGGAAAATGACCGGCCTGCTCGAGGCCTTGATTAATGCCCTGGCTCCGTTTGTGCGCGCCATCGGTCTGCCGGTCGAGGCAACCACGGCCTTTGTGTTCGGGTTTTTCCGGCGCGATTTCGGAGCGGCCGGTCTTTACGACCTGCAGACTTCGGGGTTGTTGTCCGTTGAACAGCTGACTGTTGCAGCGGTCACCCTGACCCTGTTTGTCCCTTGCGTCGCCCAGTTCCTGGTCATGGGGAAGGAGCGGGGCGTCAAAGTCGCCCTTGGCATCTTGGTTTTTGTGACCCTGTTGGCTTTTTCATCCGGTTGGGTGCTCAATAAAATCCTTCTCGGAACAGGCTTTCTGACATGA
- a CDS encoding dienelactone hydrolase family protein produces the protein MQLFVISDIFGATPALAELVAGLADCYRQVLIIDPYGGVDMAFPNEAEAYGYFQQHGGPGQLLEQVKTQLRATASPFDLLGFSVGATCAWQVSACHEFKQLRHCSCFYGSRIRDHLDSQPQCPTSLVFPCREKSFAIDPFIDALQNKPNTTAIKTEYLHGFMNSLSQNYSAHGYRFYLNWLREKAAQLPIAGPAREAVGPHRVSC, from the coding sequence ATGCAACTGTTTGTAATCAGCGATATCTTTGGTGCAACTCCGGCCCTGGCTGAGCTTGTTGCGGGTTTAGCAGATTGTTATCGGCAGGTGCTGATTATCGATCCTTATGGCGGCGTTGACATGGCCTTTCCCAACGAAGCTGAGGCCTACGGTTATTTCCAACAGCATGGCGGTCCAGGTCAGCTGTTGGAACAGGTCAAAACGCAGCTCAGGGCAACGGCTTCCCCCTTTGACCTTCTCGGTTTCAGCGTCGGCGCAACCTGCGCCTGGCAGGTCTCTGCTTGTCATGAGTTCAAGCAGCTTCGGCACTGTTCCTGCTTCTATGGATCAAGAATCCGTGACCATCTGGACAGCCAACCGCAATGCCCGACCAGCCTTGTCTTCCCTTGCCGGGAAAAGTCCTTTGCGATTGACCCGTTTATCGACGCTTTGCAAAACAAACCAAATACCACGGCGATCAAAACCGAATATCTGCACGGCTTTATGAATTCCCTTTCGCAGAATTATTCAGCGCATGGCTATCGCTTTTATTTAAACTGGCTGCGCGAAAAAGCCGCTCAATTGCCCATTGCGGGGCCTGCGCGGGAAGCGGTCGGTCCTCACCGTGTTTCCTGTTAA
- the guaB gene encoding IMP dehydrogenase: MQDAEIPIGLTFDDVLLVPAHSQVLPKEVDLTTQLTRTIKLNIPLLSAAMDTVTESRAAICMAREGGLGIIHKNMSPTAQATEVDQVKKSESGMIVDPITMEPDQKIYEALKVMEKYRISGVPVTKNGKLVGIMTNRDLRFETNVDQPISNVMTKENLVTVPPGTTLEEAKYHLHKHRIEKLLVVDDKGVLKGLITIKDIEKVRKYPSACKDDLGRLRVGAAVGVGADLDERAAALVKAGVDLLVIDTAHGHSQGVLDTIARIRKEYPQVQLMAGNIATAAAAQALVDAGVDAIKVGIGPGSICTTRVVAGVGVPQITAIQQVAKVARAAGIPLIADGGIKFSGDLPKAVAAGADVIMIGSLFAGTEESPGETILYQGRTYKSYRGMGSMGAMKQGSKDRYFQADEEDVKLVPEGIEGRVPYRGPLSDNIHQLIGGLRSGMGYTGCRTIKDLQQKGQFVRITNAGLRESHVHDVTITQEAPNYRMERNN; the protein is encoded by the coding sequence ATGCAAGATGCTGAAATTCCCATAGGTTTAACTTTTGACGACGTATTGCTGGTGCCGGCCCATTCCCAGGTGCTACCAAAAGAAGTCGATCTGACCACCCAACTGACCAGAACCATCAAACTGAATATCCCACTGCTCTCCGCAGCCATGGATACCGTGACCGAATCACGGGCCGCGATCTGCATGGCGCGCGAAGGAGGGCTCGGGATTATCCATAAGAATATGAGTCCGACCGCTCAGGCGACAGAAGTCGACCAGGTCAAAAAATCGGAAAGCGGGATGATTGTCGATCCGATTACCATGGAGCCTGATCAGAAAATCTACGAAGCGCTCAAGGTGATGGAAAAATACCGGATCTCCGGTGTCCCGGTGACTAAAAACGGTAAGCTGGTTGGCATCATGACCAACCGCGATCTGCGTTTTGAAACCAACGTCGACCAACCGATCTCCAATGTCATGACCAAGGAGAACCTGGTCACGGTGCCGCCCGGAACCACCCTGGAAGAGGCCAAGTACCATTTGCATAAGCATCGTATCGAAAAACTGCTGGTGGTTGACGACAAAGGCGTTCTCAAAGGCCTGATCACCATCAAGGATATTGAAAAGGTGCGCAAGTACCCCTCGGCCTGTAAAGATGATCTGGGCCGGTTGCGGGTCGGTGCAGCGGTTGGAGTCGGTGCCGATCTGGATGAACGCGCGGCCGCTCTGGTCAAGGCCGGGGTTGACCTGCTGGTGATCGATACCGCCCATGGTCACAGCCAGGGAGTGCTCGACACCATCGCCCGGATCCGCAAAGAATATCCGCAAGTCCAGTTAATGGCCGGAAATATTGCCACTGCCGCTGCTGCCCAGGCGTTGGTGGATGCCGGGGTCGACGCTATCAAGGTCGGTATCGGGCCGGGTTCGATCTGCACCACCCGGGTTGTGGCCGGGGTTGGTGTCCCACAGATTACCGCAATTCAACAGGTTGCCAAAGTGGCCCGTGCCGCCGGTATCCCACTGATCGCCGATGGCGGTATCAAATTTTCCGGGGATCTGCCGAAAGCTGTCGCTGCCGGTGCCGATGTTATCATGATCGGCTCCCTGTTTGCCGGCACCGAAGAGTCGCCCGGTGAAACCATCCTCTATCAGGGGCGGACCTACAAATCCTATCGCGGCATGGGCAGCATGGGAGCCATGAAACAGGGGAGCAAGGATCGCTATTTCCAGGCCGACGAAGAAGATGTCAAGCTGGTCCCGGAAGGGATCGAAGGACGGGTGCCGTATCGTGGGCCCCTCTCGGACAATATCCATCAGCTGATCGGTGGCCTGCGCTCGGGAATGGGCTATACCGGCTGTCGCACCATTAAAGATCTGCAGCAAAAGGGCCAGTTCGTGCGGATCACCAATGCCGGACTGCGGGAGTCTCATGTTCATGACGTGACCATCACCCAGGAGGCGCCCAACTACCGCATGGAAAGGAACAACTGA
- a CDS encoding metal-dependent transcriptional regulator — protein sequence MDRLSEKAEEILESLWVLTVEGDSVGCLQSALDVGTDSEELKELLQRAYVEVRDDRVYLRKEGYAEARMTVRRHRLAERLTMDILGIEGDEANEQACAFEHLLRQGVDTKLCTLLNHPTKCPHGNPIPPGDCCVEARQAGEPGIVAMTELKSGELGEIAYLSASDDKKMQKLMSMGVLPGSQLLLMQKFPSYIFKVGHSQFAIDDILAREIHIRRPQ from the coding sequence ATGGATAGACTTTCCGAAAAAGCGGAAGAAATTCTCGAGTCTCTCTGGGTTTTAACCGTCGAAGGGGATAGTGTCGGCTGCCTGCAATCCGCCCTTGATGTCGGCACGGATTCCGAGGAACTGAAGGAACTTTTGCAGCGAGCCTATGTGGAAGTCCGCGATGATCGGGTGTATCTGCGTAAAGAGGGTTATGCCGAGGCCCGGATGACGGTGCGCAGGCATCGTCTGGCCGAGCGTCTGACCATGGATATCCTCGGTATCGAAGGGGATGAGGCCAATGAGCAGGCCTGCGCCTTTGAGCACCTGCTGCGGCAGGGGGTCGACACCAAGCTCTGTACCCTGTTGAATCACCCCACCAAGTGCCCTCATGGCAACCCGATTCCACCCGGCGATTGCTGTGTCGAGGCCCGCCAGGCGGGTGAGCCCGGGATTGTTGCCATGACCGAACTGAAATCCGGCGAACTCGGAGAGATTGCCTATCTGTCGGCCAGTGATGACAAAAAAATGCAGAAGCTCATGAGTATGGGGGTGCTGCCCGGGAGTCAGCTGCTGCTGATGCAGAAGTTTCCCAGTTATATTTTCAAGGTCGGGCACTCGCAATTTGCCATTGATGATATTCTGGCCCGGGAGATTCATATCCGTCGGCCGCAATAA
- a CDS encoding DNA-3-methyladenine glycosylase I encodes MKQRCAWCSEDPLYLDYHDQEWGVPQFDEVKLFEKLCLEGAQAGLSWLTILKKRESYRAAFDGFLWEKIARYDENDVTRLLADVGIVRNRLKVRAAIKNARAVMTLKEQGDSFADFLWRYVDGRPRQNAWKTMAEVPAQTKESQQMSKDLKALGFTFVGPTICYAFMQSVGMVNDHTVDCFRYPELRR; translated from the coding sequence ATGAAACAGCGTTGTGCCTGGTGTTCGGAAGATCCCCTGTATCTTGATTACCATGATCAGGAGTGGGGGGTGCCCCAGTTTGACGAAGTGAAACTCTTTGAAAAACTCTGCCTGGAAGGGGCTCAGGCCGGACTGAGTTGGCTGACCATTCTGAAAAAACGGGAAAGCTACCGGGCCGCTTTTGATGGCTTCCTGTGGGAGAAGATCGCCCGCTACGATGAAAACGATGTCACCAGGCTGCTGGCTGACGTGGGGATTGTGCGCAATCGCCTCAAAGTTCGGGCGGCGATCAAAAATGCCCGTGCGGTGATGACCCTGAAAGAGCAGGGCGATTCCTTCGCCGATTTTCTGTGGCGCTATGTTGATGGCCGACCCCGGCAGAACGCCTGGAAAACCATGGCCGAGGTCCCGGCTCAGACCAAAGAGTCACAGCAGATGAGCAAGGATCTGAAAGCTCTCGGCTTTACCTTTGTCGGCCCGACCATCTGCTATGCCTTCATGCAGTCTGTCGGCATGGTCAACGATCATACTGTTGACTGCTTCCGCTACCCGGAACTGAGGCGCTGA